In the genome of Nerophis lumbriciformis linkage group LG32, RoL_Nlum_v2.1, whole genome shotgun sequence, one region contains:
- the LOC133574565 gene encoding BCL2/adenovirus E1B 19 kDa protein-interacting protein 3 isoform X2, protein MSGSHTPEDGLYGSWVELEELIAAVSRRESLSGPQDSISSALQGELERILLEAQLECERNRDSPPQVVTPQTAGSPRPPSDPDSDCITIQEEGDRRDTDWVWDWSSRPENMPPKEFVFQHPKQPSSLSVRKTEVMKRGIFSSDVLLILVPSLLASHLLTLGIGIYIGKRLASSTTSTL, encoded by the exons ATGTCCGGCTCGCACACACCAGAGGACGGCCTCTATG GCTCCTGGGTGGAACTGGAGGAGCTGATCGCAGCCGTTAGCCGCAGGGAGAGTCTATCAGGGCCGCAGGATAGCATCTCCTCCGCCCTGCAGGGGGAGCTAGAGAGGATCCTCCTGGAAGCGCAGCTGGAATGTGAGAGGAATCGAGACAG TCCCCCGCAGGTCGTGACCCCGCAGACGGCCGGTTCCCCCAGACCCCCCAGTGACCCCGACAGTGACTGTATCACCATACAG GAGGAGGGTGACAGGAGAGACACTGATTGGGTGTGGGACTGGTCCAGCAGGCCCGAAAATATGCCACCAAA AGAGTTCGTGTTTCAGCACCCGAAGCAGCCGAGCTCTCTCAGCGTCCGAAAGACGGAAGTGATGAAGAGGGGGATCTTTTCATCGGACGTGCTCCTCATCCTCGTTCCTTCGCTGCTGGCTTCCCATCTCCTCACGCTCGGCATCGG CATCTACATAGGAAAGCGTTTGGCTTCTTCCACAACTAGTACACTGTGA
- the LOC133574565 gene encoding BCL2/adenovirus E1B 19 kDa protein-interacting protein 3 isoform X1, producing the protein MPHITYTYSACCSLFFIYFKLPFKCLFLVLAFIKYISPKKCNLYSSATYICFFPSLLCIFGRCDLYSGATYSPKNTSNFPCRGSWVELEELIAAVSRRESLSGPQDSISSALQGELERILLEAQLECERNRDSPPQVVTPQTAGSPRPPSDPDSDCITIQEEGDRRDTDWVWDWSSRPENMPPKEFVFQHPKQPSSLSVRKTEVMKRGIFSSDVLLILVPSLLASHLLTLGIGIYIGKRLASSTTSTL; encoded by the exons atgcctcatataacgtacacttattcagcctgttgttcactattctttatttattttaaattgcctttcaaatgtctattcttggtgttggcttttatcaaatacatttcccccaaaaaatgcaacttatactccagtgcgacttatatatgttttttcccttctttattatgcattttcggccggtgcgacttatactccggagcgacttatagtccgaaaaatacg TCTAATTTTCCCTGTCGAGGCTCCTGGGTGGAACTGGAGGAGCTGATCGCAGCCGTTAGCCGCAGGGAGAGTCTATCAGGGCCGCAGGATAGCATCTCCTCCGCCCTGCAGGGGGAGCTAGAGAGGATCCTCCTGGAAGCGCAGCTGGAATGTGAGAGGAATCGAGACAG TCCCCCGCAGGTCGTGACCCCGCAGACGGCCGGTTCCCCCAGACCCCCCAGTGACCCCGACAGTGACTGTATCACCATACAG GAGGAGGGTGACAGGAGAGACACTGATTGGGTGTGGGACTGGTCCAGCAGGCCCGAAAATATGCCACCAAA AGAGTTCGTGTTTCAGCACCCGAAGCAGCCGAGCTCTCTCAGCGTCCGAAAGACGGAAGTGATGAAGAGGGGGATCTTTTCATCGGACGTGCTCCTCATCCTCGTTCCTTCGCTGCTGGCTTCCCATCTCCTCACGCTCGGCATCGG CATCTACATAGGAAAGCGTTTGGCTTCTTCCACAACTAGTACACTGTGA